A window of Ipomoea triloba cultivar NCNSP0323 chromosome 2, ASM357664v1 contains these coding sequences:
- the LOC116011458 gene encoding HIPL1 protein-like, with translation MRGILFILLLNSLQLLRPAAPFPLCTNSRPPFAQNSPLEFCTYSGPSCCTSADDSRLHKQFQAMNISDSVCAAIFKSILCAECNKFSAELYKISSFPRQVPILCNSSSSGTSNKTSQDASNFCSEVWNSCQNVSVMNSPFAASLKGRNPSPLVSNFTKLRDFWKSETDFCHAFGGASVDESLCFDGGSIILNSTEPPSPPSGLCLERIANGSYLDMAAHPDGSNRAFFASQQGKIWLATIPKVDSGGLLELDEASPFLDISDQVYFNSELGMMGIAFHPKFSQNGRLFVSFNCDKQQSPGCGGRCACNSDVNCDPSKLPPDSGAQPCQYQAVIAEFTVNGTSSQPSQAKIANAKEVRRIFTMGLPFLSHHGGQILFGPTDGYLYFSMGDGGGLGDPYNFAQNKNTLLGKIIRLDIDTIPSATEVMKLGLWGNYSIPKDNPYAEDKELQPEIWALGLRNPWRCSFDSSRPSYFMCADVGQDRYEEVNIITKGGNYGWRVYEGQYPYTPPKSPGGNTSANSINPLFPVMGYNHSEVHNNEGSASITGGYFYRSTTDPCMYGRYLYADLYAGGIWAGTENPRGSGVFNTSEIPFSCSRDSPINCTLVPGSSVPALGYIFSFGEDNNKDMYILASSGVYRVVPPSRCKYICSKENGTSTIVSPSPPSSPSGVTLSAVLYNNLVLLLLTLYFLLVC, from the exons ATGAGAGGTATTCTCTTCATACTTCTTCTGAACTCACTGCAGCTTCTTCGCCCTGCTGCTCCATTTCCTTTATGCACAAATTCAA GGCCTCCATTTGCCCAAAACTCCCCTCTGGAGTTCTGCACTTATAGTGGACCTTCATGCTGCACCTCTGCTGATGACTCGCGCCTCCACAAGCAGTTTCAGGCAATGAACATCTCAGATTCTGTCTGTGCTGCTATTTTTAAATCTATTCTATGCGCG GAATGCAACAAATTTTCGGCAGAGCTTTACAAAATTAGTTCTTTTCCTCGACAAGTTCCTATTCTCTGCAATTCCTCATCTTCAGGAACCTCAAATAAAACTAGCCAAGATGCAAGCAACTTTTGTTCAGAAGTATGGAATTCATGCCAAAATGTTTCTGTAATGAACTCACCATTTGCTGCTTCCTTAAAGGGTCGAAATCCATCACCTCTAGTATCTAATTTTACAAAACTAAGAGATTTCTGGAAGTCAGAAACCGATTTCTGCCATGCGTTTGGAGGAGCCTCTGTTGATGAATCACTATGCTTTGACGGTGGATCAATCATTCTAAATAGCACTGAGCCTCCAAGTCCTCCAAGTGGGCTGTGCCTTGAGAGAATAGCAAATGGGTCTTACCTTGATATGGCTGCTCACCCCGATGGCTCGAATCGTGCCTTTTTTGCTAGCCAGCAAGGAAAAATTTGGTTAGCTACCATTCCCAAAGTTGATTCAGGAGGCTTATTAGAGCTTGATGAAGCGAGTCCTTTTCTGGATATAAGTGACCAAGTTTACTTCAATTCTGAATTAGGAATGATGGGCATTGCGTTTCATCCCAAATTCTCCCAAAATGGACGGCTCTTTGTTTCATTCAACTGTGATAAGCAACAGTCGCCTGGATGTGGAGGAAGATGCGCTTGTAACTCAGACGTAAACTGTGACCCTTCAAAACTTCCTCCAGATAGCGGTGCCCAACCATGCCAGTACCAAGCTGTAATAGCTGAATTTACAGTTAATGGGACATCATCGCAACCTTCACAG GCAAAAATTGCTAATGCCAAAGAAGTGAGAAGGATATTTACAATGGGCCTTCCATTTTTGTCTCATCATGGAGGCCAGATTCTTTTTGGACCTACAGATGGATATTTGTACTTCAGTATGGGGGATGGTGGAGGTTTGGGGGATCCATACAACTTTGCCCAAAACAAAAATACACTGCTGGGAAAGATTATCAGGCTTGATATTGATACTATACCAA GTGCAACAGAAGTCATGAAACTTGGTCTATGGGGAAATTATTCTATCCCCAAGGATAATCCTTATGCTGAAGACAAAGAACTGCAGCCAGAAATATGGGCCCTAGGACTACGAAATCCTTGGCGGTGTAGTTTTGATTCATCAAGGCCATCCTACTTCATGTGTGCAGATGTTGGGCAG GATCGATATGAAGAGGTAAATATCATCACGAAGGGTGGGAATTATGGGTGGCGTGTTTACGAGGGCCAGTATCCATACACTCCTCCAAAGTCACCTGGAGGAAATACATCTGCCAACTCTATAAATCCACTGTTTCCAGTAATGGGATACAATCACTCTGAAGTACATAACAATGAAGGTTCTGCATCAATCACTGGTGGATACTTCTATCGTTCCACAACCGATCCTTGCATGTATGGAAG GTATCTGTATGCAGATCTTTACGCAGGTGGTATATGGGCAGGCACTGAAAATCCCCGGGGCAGTGGAGTCTTCAACACCAGCGAGATCCCTTTTTCCTGTTCTCGCGATTCTCCAATCAACTGTACCTTAGTTCCGGGAAGCTCAGTTCCTGCTCTGGGCTACATTTTCTCGTTTGGAGAAGATAACAACAAGGACATGTACATATTAGCAAGTAGCGGCGTTTACAGAGTCGTTCCTCCTAGTCGATGCAAGTATATCTGCTCCAAGGAAAACGGTACTTCCACCATTGTTTCACCTTCTCCTCCTTCCTCTCCCTCAGGAGTAACCCTCTCTGCAGTCCTTTATAACAACCTGGTACTGCTGCTACTAACTCTCTACTTTCTGTTAGTCTGTTGA